One genomic region from Chloroflexota bacterium encodes:
- a CDS encoding S1 RNA-binding domain-containing protein encodes MTIEATGVESFDQLFVPRKGLRWGDLVMGRVVTIDKDGAWISIGFKTEAIIPPGEMRTTAENPIQPGQEVLVYVLQPPRDEAPVLLSLDQARKYQGWHSLEQCLASGELVQGQIIGHNKGGLVVRCQGVPGFVPNSQLLAQARLQERVGQQVWLRVMEVSPSRQRLILSERAAARQLWEQEREHVLSQLVEGEKRLGKVTGIHNFGVFVDVGGVEGLVPLSELSWERGKGPGEIVQVGQELEVLVMKVDSQAKRLLLSHKRTQSHPWEKINEKYQVGMKVMGTVTRLMPFGAFVRLDSSIEGLVHISELAHRRIVHPKEVVTEEQELTLMVISINSEKRQMRLSLRQAQEEEEAGIPAKRKNVKPF; translated from the coding sequence ATGACTATCGAAGCTACCGGGGTAGAAAGTTTTGACCAGCTCTTCGTCCCCCGGAAGGGCCTGCGCTGGGGGGATCTGGTTATGGGCCGCGTGGTGACAATAGACAAGGACGGGGCCTGGATAAGCATCGGCTTTAAGACCGAGGCCATCATACCTCCCGGCGAAATGAGGACCACCGCTGAGAATCCCATCCAGCCAGGGCAAGAGGTCCTGGTCTACGTCCTCCAGCCACCTCGGGATGAGGCGCCGGTCCTCCTCTCCCTGGACCAGGCCCGCAAGTATCAGGGCTGGCACAGTCTGGAGCAATGCCTGGCCAGCGGGGAGCTGGTGCAGGGCCAGATCATCGGCCACAACAAGGGGGGGCTGGTGGTGAGGTGCCAGGGCGTCCCGGGCTTCGTCCCCAACTCCCAGCTCCTGGCCCAGGCCCGGCTCCAGGAAAGGGTGGGCCAGCAGGTATGGCTCAGGGTGATGGAAGTCAGCCCCAGCCGCCAGCGCCTCATTCTCTCCGAGCGGGCTGCTGCCCGCCAGCTGTGGGAGCAAGAGAGGGAGCATGTCCTTTCGCAACTAGTGGAAGGGGAGAAGCGCCTGGGGAAGGTAACAGGGATACATAACTTCGGGGTCTTTGTGGATGTGGGGGGGGTGGAGGGGCTGGTCCCCCTCTCCGAGCTTTCCTGGGAAAGGGGGAAGGGCCCCGGCGAAATAGTCCAGGTGGGCCAGGAGCTGGAGGTGCTGGTGATGAAGGTTGACTCCCAGGCCAAGAGGCTCCTCCTCAGCCACAAACGCACCCAGTCCCACCCCTGGGAGAAGATAAACGAGAAGTACCAGGTGGGGATGAAGGTGATGGGCACTGTCACCCGCCTTATGCCCTTTGGCGCCTTCGTCCGCCTGGACAGCTCTATTGAGGGACTGGTCCATATTTCTGAGCTTGCCCATAGGCGCATCGTCCACCCTAAGGAGGTTGTCACGGAGGAGCAGGAACTCACCCTGATGGTCATCTCCATCAACTCTGAGAAGAGGCAGATGCGCCTCAGCCTAAGGCAGGCTCAGGAGGAAGAGGAGGCGGGAATCCCCGCTAAGAGGAAAAATGTCAAGCCGTTTTGA
- a CDS encoding site-2 protease family protein produces the protein MSGSFRLGNLLGMPILVHYSWFFIFALVTLSLSGFYFPDAYPTWSNRLAWGVGVATSLLFFASVVAHELAHSVVSVRFGVPVKSITLFIFGGVARISREPIQPRGELLMALSGPLSSLLLGTLFWGVAVISAPLSQPVNALAAWLARINVLLAVFNLIPGFPLDGGRVFRSILWGATGDFRRATRYATILGQGIAFLFILGGILLAFLTRDWVSGLWLAFIGWFLENAASSSYRQAVLRDALKGITVAEVMTQDCPLVPPDLTVRELVDGNVLRSGRRCFMVASGEKLEGMMTLHNIKAVPNSLWPTTPLFQAMTPMDQVQTASPREEMASLLERMDSQDINQLPVVEGGRLLGIVARDSILRFIRVHSELRI, from the coding sequence ATGAGCGGCTCTTTCCGCCTGGGGAATCTGCTGGGGATGCCCATACTTGTCCACTATTCCTGGTTCTTCATCTTCGCCCTGGTGACCCTTTCCCTCTCCGGGTTCTACTTCCCTGATGCCTACCCCACGTGGAGCAACCGGCTTGCCTGGGGGGTGGGGGTGGCCACCAGCCTCCTTTTCTTCGCCTCGGTGGTGGCCCATGAGCTCGCCCACAGCGTGGTTTCCGTGCGCTTTGGCGTGCCGGTGAAGAGCATCACCCTTTTCATTTTTGGGGGGGTGGCGCGGATAAGCCGGGAGCCCATCCAGCCCAGGGGGGAACTCCTCATGGCCCTGTCCGGGCCCCTGTCCAGCCTCTTGCTGGGTACCCTTTTCTGGGGGGTGGCCGTTATCTCTGCCCCCCTGAGCCAGCCGGTCAATGCCTTGGCGGCCTGGCTTGCCCGCATCAACGTCCTTCTGGCCGTGTTCAATCTCATCCCTGGCTTCCCCCTGGACGGGGGGCGGGTCTTCCGTTCCATTCTCTGGGGGGCTACCGGGGACTTCCGCCGGGCCACCCGCTATGCCACTATCCTGGGACAGGGCATCGCTTTCCTCTTTATTCTTGGCGGCATCCTCCTGGCCTTTCTCACCCGGGACTGGGTGAGCGGATTATGGCTGGCCTTCATCGGCTGGTTCCTGGAGAATGCGGCCTCCTCCAGTTACCGCCAGGCGGTACTCCGGGACGCCCTCAAAGGGATTACTGTTGCTGAGGTGATGACCCAGGATTGCCCTCTGGTCCCTCCGGACCTCACCGTCCGGGAGCTGGTGGACGGCAATGTCCTGCGCAGTGGGAGAAGGTGCTTCATGGTGGCTTCTGGGGAGAAGCTGGAGGGGATGATGACCCTGCATAACATCAAAGCGGTACCCAATTCTCTCTGGCCCACCACCCCCCTTTTCCAGGCTATGACCCCCATGGACCAGGTCCAGACGGCCAGCCCCAGGGAGGAGATGGCGAGCCTCCTGGAGAGGATGGACTCCCAGGACATAAACCAGCTCCCCGTGGTGGAGGGGGGCCGGCTCCTGGGCATCGTGGCCCGGGATAGCATCCTACGCTTTATCCGCGTCCACTCAGAGCTTCGCATATAG
- the speB gene encoding agmatinase, translated as MPRNFAGIGEPYSLLEKARIVVLPVPYDSTVGWHSGQREGPRAIIDASQNLEFYDQELDRETFRVGIHTLMELEPVLGSPAGMVSRVERAVAWILEKGKFPVVLGGEHSITVGVARAMVRRYPDISVLHLDAHADLRQSYLGTRYSHACTMRRLMELCPVVGVGIRSLSSEEQVFVKEKGLRYFAPGDIPIEDVLASLSARVYITIDLDVLDPAIMAAVGSPEPGGLGWGEALALLKAVAGRKEVVGFDLVELCPRQGPAACAFTAAKLAYKLMGYAVEGQR; from the coding sequence TTGCCTCGCAACTTCGCCGGTATCGGAGAGCCTTATAGCCTCCTGGAGAAGGCGCGGATTGTGGTCCTCCCCGTTCCCTATGACTCCACCGTCGGCTGGCATAGCGGCCAGCGGGAGGGCCCCCGGGCCATCATAGACGCCTCCCAGAACCTGGAGTTCTATGACCAGGAACTGGACCGGGAGACTTTCAGGGTGGGCATTCATACCCTCATGGAGCTCGAGCCCGTCCTTGGCAGTCCCGCCGGGATGGTTTCCAGGGTGGAGAGGGCGGTGGCATGGATACTGGAGAAGGGGAAGTTCCCCGTCGTTCTGGGGGGGGAGCATTCAATCACGGTGGGGGTGGCGAGGGCCATGGTCCGGCGCTATCCCGACATTTCCGTCCTCCATCTGGATGCCCATGCTGACCTGCGGCAGAGTTACCTGGGCACCCGGTACAGCCACGCCTGCACAATGCGCCGGCTGATGGAGCTCTGCCCGGTGGTGGGGGTGGGCATCCGCAGCCTCAGCTCTGAGGAACAGGTATTTGTGAAGGAGAAGGGCCTGCGCTATTTTGCCCCGGGGGACATCCCCATAGAAGATGTCCTGGCTTCCCTTTCGGCCCGGGTCTACATTACAATTGACCTGGATGTGCTGGACCCGGCCATCATGGCGGCGGTGGGGAGCCCGGAGCCGGGGGGGCTGGGCTGGGGGGAGGCCCTGGCGTTGCTCAAGGCCGTGGCAGGGAGAAAGGAAGTGGTGGGGTTTGACCTGGTGGAGCTGTGCCCCAGGCAGGGGCCAGCCGCATGCGCCTTTACCGCCGCCAAGCTGGCCTATAAGCTGATGGGCTACGCGGTAGAGGGGCAGAGATGA
- a CDS encoding deoxyhypusine synthase family protein — protein sequence MAPHDPLKTPTTPLSICPPWSLAQLLERMGGTSFQARNLSRAASLWEKMLKGETFIFFGLAGAMVPAGLRPVIAYLIQNRLIDCLVSTGANLFHDIHESLGFYHFQSQPGHDEDLRQARLNRVYDTLLRAGELEQGEDFVARFSARLPPEKPVGTREYLCLLGKELSSQAGADGILASAYKNGVPVFCPALADSVLGTALAIARMKYGCELKWDLAQDVLDTIQLCARAPATGVVLVGGGTPKNFIQQASLCVGLFGQPVMGHKYAVQITTDSPQWGGLSGCTFEEARSWGKVAKGAGTVTVYSDATIALPLIVSALAERCQAILPRKGLAVPLG from the coding sequence ATGGCCCCCCATGACCCACTGAAGACCCCCACTACCCCCCTCTCCATCTGTCCCCCCTGGTCCCTGGCCCAGCTCCTGGAGAGGATGGGGGGGACATCTTTTCAGGCCCGCAATCTCTCCCGGGCTGCGAGCCTCTGGGAGAAGATGCTGAAAGGGGAGACCTTTATCTTCTTTGGCCTGGCGGGAGCTATGGTCCCCGCCGGCCTGCGCCCTGTCATCGCCTATCTCATCCAGAACCGCCTCATTGATTGCCTGGTGAGCACCGGGGCCAACCTCTTCCACGACATCCACGAGAGCCTGGGCTTTTACCACTTCCAGAGCCAGCCCGGGCATGACGAGGACCTCCGCCAGGCGAGGCTAAACCGGGTGTATGATACCCTCCTCCGGGCCGGAGAGCTGGAGCAGGGGGAGGACTTCGTCGCCCGCTTCTCCGCCCGTCTGCCCCCGGAAAAACCCGTAGGCACGCGGGAATACCTTTGCCTCCTGGGAAAAGAGCTTTCCTCTCAGGCCGGGGCCGATGGTATCCTGGCCTCGGCTTACAAGAACGGGGTTCCCGTCTTCTGCCCCGCATTGGCCGACAGCGTTCTGGGCACTGCCCTGGCCATTGCCCGGATGAAATACGGCTGCGAGCTCAAATGGGACCTGGCCCAGGATGTGCTGGACACAATCCAGCTCTGCGCCCGGGCCCCTGCCACGGGGGTGGTGCTTGTGGGAGGTGGCACCCCCAAGAACTTCATCCAGCAGGCGTCCCTCTGTGTCGGCCTCTTCGGCCAGCCGGTGATGGGGCATAAATACGCCGTCCAGATAACCACCGATTCCCCCCAGTGGGGTGGCCTCTCCGGCTGCACCTTTGAGGAGGCCCGCTCCTGGGGGAAGGTAGCCAAAGGGGCCGGGACCGTTACCGTCTATTCCGATGCCACCATCGCTTTGCCTCTCATCGTGAGCGCGCTTGCCGAAAGGTGCCAGGCCATCCTGCCCCGGAAGGGCCTGGCCGTTCCCCTGGGATGA
- a CDS encoding S-adenosylmethionine decarboxylase, translated as MHLILDGYGSDPQLLQDEGFIYGLLDRFPAQIGMKKVTPPFVFRYVGTKPEDWGLSAFVLIAESHMTIHTFVEKRLLNIDIFSCKEFDAVEVVRQLREEFKLTRVRSHLLRRGLEYPDFDLPLEMEPARPRGRSHGPP; from the coding sequence ATGCACCTGATATTGGATGGGTATGGGTCTGACCCCCAGCTCCTCCAGGATGAGGGGTTCATCTACGGCCTCCTGGACCGGTTTCCGGCCCAGATAGGCATGAAAAAGGTGACCCCTCCCTTCGTTTTCAGGTATGTAGGCACCAAGCCGGAAGACTGGGGGCTTTCCGCTTTCGTTCTCATCGCCGAAAGCCATATGACCATCCACACCTTTGTGGAGAAACGCCTCCTCAACATTGACATCTTCTCCTGCAAGGAATTTGATGCCGTTGAGGTGGTCCGGCAGCTCCGGGAGGAGTTCAAACTCACCCGGGTGAGGAGCCATCTCCTCCGGCGCGGCCTGGAATACCCGGACTTTGACCTCCCCCTTGAGATGGAGCCTGCCCGCCCCCGAGGAAGGAGCCATGGCCCCCCATGA
- a CDS encoding MBL fold metallo-hydrolase produces MKGRGFVVGLALAVALLAVACVVPAVTPTPSPTPTPTPTRTPTASPAATPTPTPTPTPTAAPAGTTQLQYLGHSAFLLTSSQGTKVLIDPPAASTGYTIAPIAGIDVVLVTHEHSDHNNVSVATGSPLILRGLSASGWNEINQKVGDEGEVAVRSVATFHDNSQGSARGRNAVFVLEVDGLRLAHLGDLGHVLTPEQVLAMGAIDVLIVPVGGNFTIDAAGATQVVGQLNPKVAIPMHYKTEARPTWAGEAVDPFLVGKTVQRPNSTTISLSKATLPAATTVVVLNYK; encoded by the coding sequence ATGAAAGGTCGAGGTTTTGTCGTTGGGTTGGCGCTGGCGGTGGCCTTGCTGGCGGTGGCCTGCGTGGTGCCTGCCGTAACACCCACGCCATCACCCACGCCCACCCCTACGCCTACACGCACCCCAACGGCTTCACCTGCGGCCACTCCAACCCCCACCCCCACTCCTACCCCGACGGCTGCTCCCGCCGGCACGACCCAGCTACAGTATCTGGGCCACTCCGCCTTCCTCCTTACCTCTTCCCAGGGGACCAAGGTCCTCATAGACCCGCCCGCCGCTTCAACGGGCTATACGATAGCCCCCATTGCTGGCATTGATGTTGTTCTGGTCACCCACGAGCACTCCGACCATAACAATGTGTCCGTGGCGACGGGTAGCCCCCTGATACTGCGGGGCCTCAGCGCCAGCGGTTGGAACGAGATAAACCAGAAGGTCGGTGACGAGGGTGAGGTCGCCGTCCGCAGCGTGGCCACCTTCCACGATAATTCGCAGGGGAGCGCGCGGGGCCGCAACGCCGTCTTTGTCCTGGAGGTGGATGGCCTGCGCCTGGCCCACCTGGGCGACCTGGGCCATGTCCTGACCCCGGAGCAGGTCCTGGCCATGGGCGCGATAGATGTGCTCATAGTCCCCGTGGGAGGGAACTTCACCATAGATGCCGCTGGGGCCACCCAGGTGGTGGGCCAGCTTAACCCCAAGGTGGCGATTCCCATGCATTATAAGACCGAAGCGAGGCCCACATGGGCGGGGGAGGCAGTGGACCCCTTCCTGGTGGGGAAGACAGTGCAGCGCCCCAACAGCACCACTATTAGTCTCTCCAAGGCCACCCTGCCCGCCGCGACCACGGTGGTGGTGCTGAACTACAAGTAA
- a CDS encoding competence/damage-inducible protein A, which yields MKAEIIAVGTELLLGEIVDTDSPYLASQLPPLGVDLYFISGVGDNPARLVEVLGRAWGRSELILLSGGLGPTEDDVTREAVARFLGEEMKVDPALEKGLRELFASRGLSMPPRNIKQASLIPSARPLPNPLGTAPGWWVEKENRLLIALPGPPDELQRMWENEVLPRLKARLGQEVLLTRTLKTFGLPEAVVDEALAPFLSSPHPTMGIYVRPDGIHIRLAAKGGAGEAREALGRREVEVRRVLGERVWGVDEDTLEGVVGRLLVERGFTLAAMESLTGGLLAHTVTNVPGSSRYFLGGIVAYSNQAKIQHGVEGGLIEQFGAVSPQVARAMAGAVRRALGADVGLATTGVAGPDPLEGKPPGTVHIGLDLRDKISTLSFTYLLDRMRTKRTAVNAALFHLRQALLEAPN from the coding sequence GTGAAGGCTGAGATTATCGCCGTTGGGACCGAGCTTTTGCTGGGGGAGATTGTGGATACCGACTCCCCCTATCTGGCCTCCCAGCTCCCTCCCCTGGGGGTGGACCTCTACTTCATTTCCGGGGTGGGGGACAACCCGGCAAGACTTGTGGAGGTGCTGGGGAGGGCCTGGGGGCGCTCGGAGCTAATCCTGCTGAGCGGGGGGCTGGGTCCCACCGAGGACGATGTCACCCGCGAGGCAGTTGCCCGCTTCCTGGGGGAGGAGATGAAGGTGGACCCTGCCCTGGAGAAGGGGCTGCGGGAGCTTTTCGCCTCCCGGGGCCTTTCCATGCCCCCGCGCAATATCAAGCAGGCTTCCCTCATCCCCTCCGCCCGGCCCCTCCCCAATCCCCTGGGGACCGCCCCCGGGTGGTGGGTGGAAAAGGAAAACCGCCTCCTCATCGCCCTCCCCGGTCCCCCCGATGAGCTTCAGAGGATGTGGGAAAATGAGGTCCTGCCCCGGCTGAAGGCCCGCCTGGGCCAGGAAGTCCTCCTTACCCGCACCCTCAAGACCTTTGGCCTTCCGGAGGCAGTGGTGGACGAGGCCCTCGCCCCCTTTCTCTCCTCCCCCCACCCCACCATGGGCATCTATGTCCGGCCCGACGGCATCCATATCCGCCTTGCCGCCAAGGGCGGGGCCGGCGAGGCCCGGGAGGCCCTGGGCAGGAGGGAGGTGGAGGTGAGGCGGGTCCTGGGGGAGAGGGTCTGGGGGGTGGACGAGGATACTCTCGAGGGGGTGGTGGGGAGGCTCCTGGTGGAAAGGGGCTTTACCCTGGCCGCCATGGAGTCCCTTACCGGCGGCCTTCTGGCCCACACCGTCACCAATGTCCCCGGCAGCTCCCGATACTTCCTGGGGGGCATTGTGGCCTACTCCAACCAGGCAAAGATACAGCATGGAGTTGAGGGGGGCCTTATTGAGCAGTTCGGGGCCGTAAGCCCACAGGTGGCCCGGGCCATGGCCGGGGCCGTCCGCCGGGCCCTGGGGGCCGATGTGGGCCTGGCTACCACCGGGGTGGCGGGGCCCGACCCGCTGGAGGGCAAGCCTCCGGGCACGGTCCATATTGGCCTTGACCTGAGGGATAAGATATCCACTCTCTCCTTCACCTATCTCCTTGACCGGATGAGAACAAAGCGCACGGCGGTCAATGCCGCCCTCTTCCACCTCCGCCAGGCCCTTCTGGAGGCCCCCAACTAG
- a CDS encoding sulfide-dependent adenosine diphosphate thiazole synthase, with the protein MPIFSPVGEYEVTRAIVGGFLRQFEQYARSDVIIVGAGPSGLIAGRDLARKGLKVLIVERNNYLGGGFWIGGYLMNKVTFRAPAQKVLDELGVPYEKAVEGLYVADGPHACSKAIAAACDAGAKFLNLTMFDDVVLRENNRVAGAVVNWTPVSAMPREITCVDPIALECRLVIDATGHDATVVRKLESRGLAKTVGFGAMWVERSEDLLVEHTGEVHPGLAVCGMAVTTVYGLPRMGPTFGAMLLSGKKVAEVASKLLEKVPALA; encoded by the coding sequence ATGCCTATCTTTTCGCCAGTAGGGGAGTATGAGGTCACAAGGGCCATCGTGGGCGGGTTCCTCAGGCAGTTTGAGCAATACGCCCGCAGCGATGTCATCATCGTAGGGGCGGGGCCCTCCGGCCTCATAGCGGGGAGGGACCTGGCCCGCAAGGGCCTCAAGGTTCTCATCGTGGAGCGCAACAACTACCTGGGGGGAGGCTTCTGGATCGGCGGCTATCTTATGAACAAGGTCACCTTCCGCGCCCCGGCTCAGAAGGTCCTGGATGAGCTGGGGGTGCCCTATGAGAAGGCGGTGGAGGGCCTCTATGTCGCCGATGGCCCCCATGCCTGTTCCAAGGCTATCGCCGCTGCCTGCGATGCCGGGGCCAAGTTTCTCAACCTGACCATGTTTGACGATGTGGTACTGCGCGAGAACAACCGCGTGGCGGGGGCGGTAGTCAACTGGACCCCGGTTTCCGCCATGCCCCGCGAGATTACCTGCGTTGACCCCATCGCTCTGGAATGTCGGCTGGTCATTGATGCCACCGGCCACGATGCCACAGTGGTGAGAAAGCTGGAGTCCAGGGGCCTCGCCAAGACCGTGGGCTTCGGCGCCATGTGGGTGGAGAGGTCCGAGGACCTGCTGGTGGAGCACACCGGGGAGGTCCACCCCGGCCTGGCGGTCTGCGGCATGGCTGTGACCACGGTCTACGGCCTGCCCCGGATGGGCCCCACCTTCGGCGCTATGCTCCTCTCGGGCAAGAAGGTGGCCGAGGTTGCCTCCAAGCTCCTGGAGAAGGTACCCGCACTGGCGTAG
- the thiC gene encoding phosphomethylpyrimidine synthase ThiC has product MTQREWALKGTMTPQMETVACREGLDPAFILEGLAKGTICLPVNPYHRNLEPCAIGKGLRTKVNANLGTSSDYGSLETELEKLRVAVEYGSDTVMDLSTGEDIPGMRRAIVAHSPVAVGTVPIYQAAVEAIDKYGAIVDMTPDDLFRVIEDNARDGVDFMTVHCGITMVVVERLKRQRRVTDVVSRGGTFLIGWMLHNGKENPLYEHYDRLLDLARAYDFTLSLGDGLRPGSLADATDRPQIEELITLGELVERAWKAGVQVMVEGPGHIPLDQIETNMRLQKTLCKGAPFYVLGPLVTDIGAGYDHITSAIGGALGAIYGADYLCYVTPSEHLGLPDAEDVKLGVIASRIAGHAADIVKGVKGAAEWDLEMARARKSLDWEKQARLSLDPKRAFAVRSRHAPLGKACSMCGKYCAMDLMEKYLGITAEKC; this is encoded by the coding sequence ATGACTCAAAGGGAATGGGCGCTCAAGGGAACAATGACCCCCCAGATGGAGACCGTGGCCTGCCGGGAAGGACTGGACCCCGCTTTTATCCTGGAGGGGCTGGCCAAGGGCACCATATGTCTCCCTGTCAATCCCTACCATAGGAACCTGGAGCCCTGCGCCATAGGGAAGGGCCTCAGGACCAAGGTCAATGCCAATCTGGGGACCTCATCGGACTACGGCAGTTTGGAGACGGAACTGGAGAAGCTCCGCGTTGCCGTAGAATACGGCTCCGATACCGTTATGGACCTGTCCACGGGGGAGGACATCCCCGGGATGAGGAGGGCCATCGTGGCCCATAGCCCTGTGGCGGTGGGCACCGTCCCTATCTACCAGGCGGCGGTGGAGGCCATCGACAAATATGGGGCTATTGTGGATATGACCCCCGATGACCTCTTCCGCGTCATTGAGGATAACGCCCGGGATGGGGTGGACTTCATGACGGTCCACTGCGGGATAACCATGGTGGTTGTGGAGCGGCTCAAGCGGCAGAGGCGGGTAACCGATGTGGTGAGCCGGGGGGGGACCTTCCTTATCGGCTGGATGCTCCACAACGGCAAGGAGAACCCCCTCTATGAGCACTATGACCGGCTCCTGGACCTGGCCCGGGCGTATGATTTCACCCTCTCCCTGGGGGACGGTCTCCGGCCGGGCAGCCTGGCTGATGCTACGGACCGGCCCCAGATTGAGGAGCTGATTACCCTGGGGGAGCTGGTGGAGAGGGCCTGGAAGGCCGGGGTCCAGGTGATGGTGGAGGGGCCGGGCCATATCCCACTGGACCAGATTGAGACCAACATGAGGTTGCAGAAGACCTTGTGCAAGGGGGCACCCTTCTATGTCCTGGGCCCCCTGGTGACGGACATCGGGGCGGGATATGACCACATCACCTCGGCCATTGGCGGGGCCCTGGGCGCCATCTATGGGGCCGATTATCTCTGCTACGTCACCCCCTCGGAGCACCTGGGCCTGCCTGATGCCGAAGATGTCAAGCTGGGGGTAATCGCCAGCCGCATCGCCGGCCATGCGGCGGATATCGTCAAGGGGGTGAAGGGGGCAGCGGAATGGGACCTGGAGATGGCCCGGGCCAGGAAGTCCCTGGACTGGGAAAAGCAGGCCCGGCTGTCCCTGGACCCCAAGAGGGCCTTTGCGGTGAGGTCACGCCACGCCCCTTTGGGGAAGGCCTGCTCTATGTGCGGCAAGTACTGTGCTATGGACCTTATGGAGAAGTATCTCGGCATCACCGCCGAGAAATGCTAA
- a CDS encoding biotin transporter BioY, with amino-acid sequence MSSYVDLRYRLFLSRYQAGLVYKVLLALGVAGLTGLAAQVRIPLPWSPVPVTAQTFAVLLSGVLLGRWWGGASLALYAGLGALGVPWFNGWTGGVDRLFGPTGGYILGFVIASLFLGHMTDRYIRARSFFSMLALMLFANFLFVHGLGLVGLGLWLSLVKGSAVTLSVLLWMGTIPFIAGDITKAVVAAAIARGATPKEAYNGEVDRGKWQTWRLP; translated from the coding sequence TTGAGCAGCTATGTTGACCTCAGGTATCGCCTCTTCCTCAGCCGGTACCAGGCAGGGCTGGTGTACAAGGTGCTCCTGGCCCTTGGGGTGGCGGGGCTCACCGGCCTGGCGGCCCAGGTGAGGATACCCCTCCCCTGGTCCCCGGTGCCCGTAACCGCCCAGACCTTCGCCGTCCTCTTGAGCGGGGTCCTGCTGGGGAGATGGTGGGGAGGGGCCAGCCTGGCCCTCTACGCCGGCCTTGGGGCCCTGGGGGTGCCCTGGTTCAATGGGTGGACGGGGGGCGTGGACCGGCTCTTCGGGCCTACAGGTGGCTATATCCTGGGGTTTGTCATCGCCTCCCTCTTCCTGGGCCACATGACCGATAGATATATCAGGGCCCGCAGCTTTTTCTCCATGCTGGCCCTGATGCTTTTCGCCAACTTCCTCTTTGTCCACGGCCTGGGCCTTGTCGGGCTGGGCCTCTGGCTCAGCCTGGTGAAAGGGAGTGCCGTCACCCTCTCCGTCCTCCTTTGGATGGGGACCATCCCCTTCATCGCCGGCGATATCACCAAAGCTGTAGTGGCCGCCGCCATCGCCCGGGGGGCCACTCCAAAAGAGGCCTATAACGGGGAAGTGGACCGCGGGAAGTGGCAGACCTGGAGGCTACCCTAA
- a CDS encoding LUD domain-containing protein: MNIYHRLKRARRLRSMGRAFDTVLERQRKNHPTDLEERRRRLRRVREETVGNLELLGQAIANLEKNAFRVLRAATIEEAQNLIVREIGEEKLVVKAKSNLTREVGLEEVLAQRGVEVIDTDIGDRIIQLAGDHPSHPTGPASHLDRYDIARILSRHLGREVEASPQELTSLLRQEVSGYIQRARIGITGANAICAEEGAVVLLHNEGNIQQVSLCPGKHLILAGTDRIYPNLEEAINLARLLTHYATGDILTSFINVIGGPSKTADIEKKLFRGVHGPQEVVVILVDNHRSVLLESEFRELFYCIGCGECLLVCPAYRAFGPEYSGREPGGRGVVLDAALRDEKKAMELCLTCGRCHKNCPLEIDIPAMLLKLRKAHLAGAWEFLDSHLRWLGRRAELEVWPLLAVFLSERR; encoded by the coding sequence TTGAACATATACCATCGCTTAAAAAGGGCTCGCCGTCTGCGGAGCATGGGCCGGGCCTTTGACACCGTGCTTGAGCGGCAGAGGAAGAACCACCCCACCGACTTGGAGGAACGCCGGCGGAGGCTGCGCCGGGTGAGGGAGGAGACGGTGGGCAACCTGGAGCTCCTGGGGCAGGCCATAGCGAACCTGGAGAAGAACGCCTTCCGGGTGCTGCGGGCCGCCACCATTGAAGAGGCCCAGAACCTTATAGTCCGCGAAATCGGTGAGGAAAAACTGGTCGTCAAGGCCAAGTCCAACCTCACTCGGGAGGTGGGGCTGGAGGAGGTCCTGGCCCAGCGGGGTGTTGAGGTCATAGACACAGATATCGGCGATAGGATTATCCAGTTGGCGGGTGACCACCCCTCCCACCCCACCGGCCCTGCCTCTCACCTGGACCGGTATGACATCGCCCGTATCCTTTCCCGCCACCTGGGCCGGGAGGTGGAGGCTTCCCCCCAGGAGCTCACCTCCCTTCTCCGGCAGGAGGTCAGCGGCTATATCCAGCGGGCCAGGATAGGCATTACCGGGGCCAACGCTATTTGCGCTGAAGAGGGGGCGGTGGTCCTTCTCCACAATGAGGGCAATATCCAGCAGGTAAGCCTCTGCCCTGGCAAGCACCTCATCCTGGCCGGGACTGACCGCATCTACCCCAACCTGGAGGAGGCCATCAACCTGGCCCGGCTCCTGACTCACTACGCCACCGGGGATATCCTCACCTCTTTCATCAATGTCATCGGCGGGCCCAGCAAGACGGCAGATATTGAAAAGAAGCTCTTCAGGGGGGTCCATGGCCCCCAGGAGGTGGTGGTCATCCTGGTGGACAACCACCGCTCCGTTCTCCTTGAAAGTGAATTCCGGGAACTCTTTTACTGTATCGGCTGTGGGGAGTGCCTTCTGGTCTGCCCTGCCTACCGGGCTTTCGGCCCAGAGTACAGCGGGCGGGAGCCGGGGGGCAGGGGGGTGGTGCTGGACGCCGCCCTGCGGGATGAGAAGAAGGCTATGGAGCTTTGCCTTACCTGCGGGCGTTGCCATAAGAACTGCCCTCTGGAGATAGACATCCCCGCCATGCTCCTCAAGCTGAGGAAGGCCCACCTGGCCGGGGCCTGGGAATTCCTGGACTCCCACCTCCGCTGGCTGGGACGGAGGGCCGAGCTGGAAGTGTGGCCCCTCCTCGCCGTCTTCCTCTCCGAGCGGCGCTAG